The Rhodospirillaceae bacterium nucleotide sequence ACTGACAGCCATTTCGATGCAATCGCTTTGCAACGCTTCGTCCAGGCCTATCAGCGCGTCCAACCATTGACGATTGGCGAACTATGGGCGATCGCCATCACGCTCCGTATCGTTCTTGTCGAAAACCTGCGTCGCTCCGCCGTTCGAATCCTGACCGCCCGGGCCGGACGTGAAGAGGCCGACGCATTGGCAGATCGCCTGCTCGGCACCAAGGATATCGAACCGGAAGCCGTCGAAACCGTCCTCGGACCGCTGGATGGGCCAATGCTGCCACCAGCGCTCGCGGTCCAACTCGTCCAGAGACTGCGCGATCAGGACCCAAGGGTAACACCCGCCTTGGTATGGCTGGAGACGCATCTCGCTCGATGGAACACGTCATCCGAGGTGATCGTCCGCGAGGAACAGCACCGCCAGGGTGCATCAAATCTGACCGTACGCAATATCATCACCAGCATGCGGCTGGTTTCCGCCGTAAACTGGTCGGAACTGGTCGAGAGCGTCAGCCTTGTTGACGCCATCCTGGGAAGAGATAGCCAGTTCCAGCAGATGGACTTTCCCACGCGCAATCTCTACCGGACCGCCATCGAAGAACTGTCACGTGGATCGCAGGTTCCGGAAATTGATATCGCGACCCACGCCCTGGTACTTGCCGCCACCTCCAGATCGCTTTCGACTGCCGTCGGCAGTGGGTCGCCGCGACGGGCGGACGAACCCGGATTCTATCTGATCGCCGACGGTCGTGACGCCCTCGAATCCGCGATCGGATTCCGCCCTCCACTGCGGTTGCGGCTGCGACGCTTCCTGGTGGAGCGTGGCATCGGCGGCTACGTCGCCAGTACGATTGCTCTTGCCTTGCTCCTCCTCGCCCTGCCCATGGTCGCGATCGCTGGCTATCCCATCAGTGGTTGGATGACGACCCTGCTGATATGTCTCGGCTTCATGCCGGCACTTGATCTCGCCACCGCTCTGATCAACCGCGACGTCACCAAAGGCTTCGCGCCCGTGATCCTGCCGGGCATGGAACTGGCCGACGGCGTTCCAGATCATCTCCGCACCATGGTTGTCATTCCAACTTTGCTCACCAGCCCTACGGCCATTGCAGAACATATCGAACGCCTGGAAATCCACTACCTGACCAGCCCAAAGGGTGCGCTCCATTTTGCCTTGCTGTCCGATTGGAAGGACGCCGCCACCGAGCAGACTGGGAAAGACGCGGCACTTCTTCAGATTGCCGTTGACGGTATCGCAACACTCAATCGCCGCTATCCCGATGGCAGTTTTCTCCTCCTGCACCGTCGGCGGCTCTGGAACGAACCGCAAGGTCGATGGATGGGTTGGGAGCGCAAGCGCGGCAAGCTGCATGAACTCAATCGTTTGCTACGCCTGGCGACAGATACCAGCTTCATGGGCATCGGCGGTCCGCTCCCGATCGTTCCCCAGGGTGTCCGCTATGTCATCACCTTGGATTCCGATACCAGGCTGCCGCGCGAAGCTGTCCGACGACTGATCGGCAAGATGGCACATCCCCTCAATCATCCGGCATTCGATGGTGCCTGCGGCCGTGTCACGGAAGGCTACGGCATCTTGCAACCGCGCGTGACGCCCTCTTTGCCGATGGGCCGGGAGGGATCGCTGTTCCAGCGCATCATCTCCGGGCCCGGTGGGATCGATCCCTATGCGACTGCCACGTCTGACATCTATCAGGATCTGTTCGGCGAGGGTTCGTTCACGGGAAAGGGAATCTATGACCTGGACGCGGTGGACACCGCCCTGCTGGGTCGCATTCCGGAAAACACCGTGCTCAGCCACGATCTGTTCGAGGGCATCTTCGCCCGCGCTGGCCTTGCCTCCGATATCGAGGTCGTCGAAGAGTTTCCTGCCCGCTATGACGTGGCCGCGGCGCGTCAGCATCGCTGGGTGCGGGGAGATTGGCAGTTGCTCCCCTGGCTGCTGCGTCACATCCGCCACGCCAAGACAGGGCAGCGCGACGCACTTTCGGCCATTGGCTTCTGGAAGATGGCGGACAATCTGCGGCGTTCCCTCGCAGCACCTGAAATTCTTGCCGCGCTGATTGTCGGATGGACATTGCCCCTGCCGGCGGCCGCGATCTGGTCATTATTTCTGTTGGCGACCATCGCAATGCCGCCACTTGTCCCACTGCTTGCCGCCATCTTTCCCCAGCGCCTCAACGTCACGCCACGTAGCCATCTGCGCGCGTTGGGCAGCGATTTTCGCCTGACGATCCTGCAGGTCGTCAGTCACATCGTCTTTCTGCCGCATCAGGCTTGGTTGATGTCTGACGCGATCATACGCACGTTGTACCGGGTCTATGTCAGTCGGCGAAACCTGCTTGAATGGACGACCGCCGCCCAGGGAAAAATCGATCGCCAGTTAACGGTCAGCGGCTTTTTTCGGCAAATGGCAGGCGGCGCGATACTCGCCGTCGGAGCAGCCCTTGTCATCTGGCTGACGGCCTCGCCTGCCTGGTCGATCGCCCTGCCGATCATCCTGTGCTGGGCTGCGTCACCCGCTGCGGCATATTGGATCAGCCTCTCGCCCCGCGACGCTGGCCGTCTGGCAATCCCCGCGTCGGACGCGCTGACCCTGCGGCTCATCGCCCGCCGGACCTGGCGCTACTTCGAAGCCTTCGTCACGGCCGACGATCACATGCTGCCGCCGGACAACTTCCAGGAAGATCCGAAGCCAGCCCTCGCCCATCGCACATCGCCCACCAATCTTGGACTCTACCTGCTTTCCACCGTCAGCGCGCGGGACTTTGGCTGGTTGGGTTTGTGCGAGACCACCGAACGGCTGACTGCGACGCTCACCACCATGGAGTCGCTGGAGAAATACCGTGGACATTTCTACAATTGGTACGACACGCGCGATTTGCGTCCGCTCGATCCCAGATATATTTCGACTGTCGATAGCGGTAATCTTGCCGGGCACTTGATTGCCCTCTCCAATGCCTGCCGCATTTGGCGGGAACAGCCCCGCCTGGATACGAGGCAACTCTTTGACGGCCTCTCCGACGATCTGCGGCTGGCGCAGGAGGCTCTACGCGCGCTCAATCAGGACGCATCGCTCGACCATACATTCGCGGCATTGGTAGATCATATTCGACGCGGCCGGATCGAGCCCGACGTCACGGTTACCATTCTCACCGACATGCTTTCACTGACGATTGCCGCGCGATCAGAGGCTGAGACGCTGGGTGACCATGTCGATCTCCTTTTCTGGATCGATTCGCTGCGGCGCGCCATCCACGCTCATCTCCAGGACCTCACATTGTCAGCCGAGGCCGCGGATGCTTGCGAGGATGAGCTCACGGGGATCGAGGAGATGTCGCGACGTATGGCCTTTGCCATGAACTTCTCGTTCCTCCTCGACGAGGAACGAGAGCTGCTCTCCATCGGCTATCTGGTGAATGATGGCAAGCTCGATCCCAGCTCTTACGATCTCCTGGCATCGGAGGCTCGTTTGTCCAGCCTGTTCGCCATCGCCAAGGGCGACATCCCGACCAGCCACTGGTTCCGGCTTGGCCGAACTGTCACACCCATCGGGTCCGGCGCTGCCTTGATCTCGTGGTCGGGGTCGATGTTCGAGTATCTGATGCCGTCCCTCGTCATGCGCGCACCCGCGGGCACATTGCTGGAGCGCACCAATCGCCTCGTTGTCCGCCGTCAGATTGACTACGGCAAGCAGTTGGGCTTGCCGTGGGGTATCTCGGAATCCGCATACAATGTCCGCGATCTGGAATTCACCTATCAATACTCGCCATTCGGCGTTCCCAGTCTCGCCTTGAAGCGAGGGCTTGGAGAAAACGCCGTCATCGCTCCTTACGCGACGGCCCTCGCACTGATGGTTGACCCGGCAGCCTCGCTGCAGAACTTCACCCATCTCGCCAGCATCGGTGGCTTGGGACGATATGGCTTCTATGAAGCTCTGGACTTTACCCGTAAGCGCCTGCCCATCGGAGAAGACGTTGCCATCGTTCGCGCCTTCATGTCCCATCACCAGGGCATGAGTATCGTTGCCGTCGCCAATGCCCTCTTTAACGGCGCCATGCGATCTCGGTTTCATGCGGAGCCGGTCATCCAGGCATCCGAGCTTTTGTTGCAGGAACGAACCCCCAGGGACGTCGCCCTCGAGCGACCGAAAATCGAGGAAATCGCACCACTGGGCAGGGGCCTGGATTTCCCGCCCGCCAAGAACCGCCGTTTCAATTCTCCGCACAGTATCATTCCGGAGACACATCTCCTTTCCAACGGCCGCTATGCCGTGATGCTGACATCCGCCGGCTCCGGCTACAGTCGCTGGAAGGATCTTGCGGTCACCAGGTGGCGCGAAGACGTCACACGGGACGATTGGGGCAGCTATATCTTCCTGCGTGACGCTCAGAGCGGCAAGAGCTGGTCGGCCAGCTACCAGCCCAGCGGCATCGCGGCTGACCGATATCGTGTCGCTTTCTCGGAGGACCGGGCCGAGATCCAGCGCCGCGATGGCACGCTGACGACAACCCTGGAGGTCGTCGTGTCCGGCGAAGACGACGCGGAAGTGCGCCGCCTGTCCATCACGAACACCGCCGGACCGACACGGGTAATCGACGTCACGTCCTATCTTGAGCTGGTGCTGGCACCCCAGGCCGCGGACGCGGCTCATCCGGCTTTCTCCAAGATGTTTGTTCAGACCGAGTATCTCGCTCATTTAGGCGCCTTGATCGCCACGAGGCGGCGGCGCTCACCCTCGGAGCCGGAAATCTGGGCAGCCCAGATCATGGTTGTTGAGGGTGAAACACTGGGTGAATTGCAGGTCGAGACCGATCGCGCGGTATTCATCGGACGCGGCAACAATCTTCGATCGCCCATCGGTGTGACGGAAGAATCCCTGTCTGGAACAGTCGGTACCGTGCTCGATCCGATCTTCGCCATGCGTAGACGCCTGCACATCGACGGCCGCAGCACGGTTCGGGTGGCCTATTGGACGATCGTTGCGTCCTCCCGGCAGAAGCTGCTCGACCTTATCGACCGACACCAGGATGCCAACGCCTTCCAGCGCGCCGGGACCCTGGCCTGGACGCAGGCGCAGGTCCAGTTGCGGCACCTCAATATCGATCCCGAAGAGGCGAACACCTTCCAGCAGCTCGCCAGCCATCTGCTTTATGCCAACAACGCCTTGCGCCCTGCCGAGGAGATGATACGTCGCGGCAGCGGGCCGCAATCTGGCCTTTGGCAGCATGGCATTTCCGGCGATGCGCCGATCGCCCTGCTCCGCATCGACGACATCGAGGATATCGCTGTCGTGCTTCAGGCACTCCGGGCCCATGAATATTGGCGCATGAAGCAGATTTCGGTTGATCTGGTCATTCTCAACGAACGGGCGACGTCCTACACCCAGGACCTCCAGCTGGCGATCGAGGCTGCCGTCCGGGCGAGCCAATCGCGCCCGACGCCGGGCGAGACGCCGGGCCGCGGATCTGTCTTTGCGCTCCGCGCGGACATCATCTCGAT carries:
- a CDS encoding glycosyl transferase; the protein is MIASFLASFRTVGSYSPWDSDVPIREELFSVDRLEQHAETLAAAQAISVKSRRVPSLVRRLTANAAILLEAHQTIATALDQGRFITPAAEWLVDNYHVVAAQVREVQTDLPDGYYRLLPKLADGPFSGYPRVFGIAWAFVAHTDSHFDAIALQRFVQAYQRVQPLTIGELWAIAITLRIVLVENLRRSAVRILTARAGREEADALADRLLGTKDIEPEAVETVLGPLDGPMLPPALAVQLVQRLRDQDPRVTPALVWLETHLARWNTSSEVIVREEQHRQGASNLTVRNIITSMRLVSAVNWSELVESVSLVDAILGRDSQFQQMDFPTRNLYRTAIEELSRGSQVPEIDIATHALVLAATSRSLSTAVGSGSPRRADEPGFYLIADGRDALESAIGFRPPLRLRLRRFLVERGIGGYVASTIALALLLLALPMVAIAGYPISGWMTTLLICLGFMPALDLATALINRDVTKGFAPVILPGMELADGVPDHLRTMVVIPTLLTSPTAIAEHIERLEIHYLTSPKGALHFALLSDWKDAATEQTGKDAALLQIAVDGIATLNRRYPDGSFLLLHRRRLWNEPQGRWMGWERKRGKLHELNRLLRLATDTSFMGIGGPLPIVPQGVRYVITLDSDTRLPREAVRRLIGKMAHPLNHPAFDGACGRVTEGYGILQPRVTPSLPMGREGSLFQRIISGPGGIDPYATATSDIYQDLFGEGSFTGKGIYDLDAVDTALLGRIPENTVLSHDLFEGIFARAGLASDIEVVEEFPARYDVAAARQHRWVRGDWQLLPWLLRHIRHAKTGQRDALSAIGFWKMADNLRRSLAAPEILAALIVGWTLPLPAAAIWSLFLLATIAMPPLVPLLAAIFPQRLNVTPRSHLRALGSDFRLTILQVVSHIVFLPHQAWLMSDAIIRTLYRVYVSRRNLLEWTTAAQGKIDRQLTVSGFFRQMAGGAILAVGAALVIWLTASPAWSIALPIILCWAASPAAAYWISLSPRDAGRLAIPASDALTLRLIARRTWRYFEAFVTADDHMLPPDNFQEDPKPALAHRTSPTNLGLYLLSTVSARDFGWLGLCETTERLTATLTTMESLEKYRGHFYNWYDTRDLRPLDPRYISTVDSGNLAGHLIALSNACRIWREQPRLDTRQLFDGLSDDLRLAQEALRALNQDASLDHTFAALVDHIRRGRIEPDVTVTILTDMLSLTIAARSEAETLGDHVDLLFWIDSLRRAIHAHLQDLTLSAEAADACEDELTGIEEMSRRMAFAMNFSFLLDEERELLSIGYLVNDGKLDPSSYDLLASEARLSSLFAIAKGDIPTSHWFRLGRTVTPIGSGAALISWSGSMFEYLMPSLVMRAPAGTLLERTNRLVVRRQIDYGKQLGLPWGISESAYNVRDLEFTYQYSPFGVPSLALKRGLGENAVIAPYATALALMVDPAASLQNFTHLASIGGLGRYGFYEALDFTRKRLPIGEDVAIVRAFMSHHQGMSIVAVANALFNGAMRSRFHAEPVIQASELLLQERTPRDVALERPKIEEIAPLGRGLDFPPAKNRRFNSPHSIIPETHLLSNGRYAVMLTSAGSGYSRWKDLAVTRWREDVTRDDWGSYIFLRDAQSGKSWSASYQPSGIAADRYRVAFSEDRAEIQRRDGTLTTTLEVVVSGEDDAEVRRLSITNTAGPTRVIDVTSYLELVLAPQAADAAHPAFSKMFVQTEYLAHLGALIATRRRRSPSEPEIWAAQIMVVEGETLGELQVETDRAVFIGRGNNLRSPIGVTEESLSGTVGTVLDPIFAMRRRLHIDGRSTVRVAYWTIVASSRQKLLDLIDRHQDANAFQRAGTLAWTQAQVQLRHLNIDPEEANTFQQLASHLLYANNALRPAEEMIRRGSGPQSGLWQHGISGDAPIALLRIDDIEDIAVVLQALRAHEYWRMKQISVDLVILNERATSYTQDLQLAIEAAVRASQSRPTPGETPGRGSVFALRADIISIEARSLLAAVARILLIARRGKLSAQLDRIKAMPEPAEPRKTETRAPVADDLPERDPDTSTLEFFNGLGGFSDNGREYTVLLQAGRTTPAPWINVIANPHFGFNVAAEGTGSTWSINSREHQLTPWSNDPVSDPAGEAIYIRDEENGGIWGPTALPLHRHGARYTARHGRGFSRFENTTQGIAADLLQFVPLADPIKISRLKLTNTTDRIRYLSVTSYVEWILGAQRGTTAPFIVTTIDPETGALFAQNGWNAAFQNRVAFVDLAGTQTEWTGDRREFLGRNGTLQSPAALNNGLVLSGNVGAGYDPCGVLKSDIELAPGASREITLVLGDADNGAAAKELVKRYRAVDLDTVFQEVAHHWDDVLGTIQVKTPDRAMDIMLNGWMLYQTLACRFWARSGFYQASGAFGFRDQLQDGMALAMTRPDLTRAHLLHAAGRQFREGDLQHWWLPPLGQGVRTRISDDRIWLAYATAQYIDTTGDRTVLDEIVPFLDGPALAAGEHDSFFQPMTSEDRASLYEHCVLALDRSLETGAHGLPLIGTGDWNDGMNRVGEDGKGESVWLGWFLYATLIAFADLAVSLGDLARAGAWRSHAKDLQAALETEAWDGNWYRRGYFDDGSPLGSALSTECRIDSIAQSWAVLSGAAATDRANRAMASLEEHLIKPEDKLALLFTPPFDHSLPDPGYIKGYPPGIRENGGQYTHAATWTVLALAKLGDGDKAARLFNLLNPINHAGTAAEVGRYKVEPYVVPADVYSVAPHVGRGGWTWYTGSAGWLYCAGIEGILGIRQRGADLLIEPCLPKDWPGFEATVKVGSASYNIVVSTSTEGRDSTPRATLDGRDLPDSPIRVPLTDDGASHAVCVFLT